Below is a window of Calditrichota bacterium DNA.
CACACCGCTACCGAAATTTGCTGGAGTCCGATGAAGTGAGTTTGTTCGTCGTACTCAATCCCGCGATGTTCCAAGCACAACTCAATAACTTCCTTCAGCCGCACATTCAGTTCATCCAAGGACGGAGCCTGCGTGTGCGCTTCGGGGAGCGCCGGTACGGTCCCGATGTACATCTTGCTTTCGGGATCATATTCGACCACGGCGGTGAAGGTGCGAGTGTTGCCGTTTGGCATGGTTGCTCCGTTTCGCAGATTCCGGTCGGGTTGCGGCGGACCTTAACCCGCCTCGGCGATTTTTCACAGCGGCACTCGTTACGCGTGCACGCGACTTTCGGCAAACTGTCTTGTGTACTCAATGCGTTTGAACTTGTTGCGCTGGCGCAGATTTTTCGATCCGCGCCAGCGACAATCAGTCCAGCGGCACGCTGGCTACTCTTCCCCGAAAACCTCATCGAGCTGATTCTCAATCAGCGTGATGCGCTTCGTGAGATCTTTTAGCGAGGCTTCGATGCGGCCCAGCGCTTCCATCACTTCGGCATTGCCGCCACCCGCTGCGCGCGGAGGTCTGTCGCCAAAGTCGCGGCGCGGACCACGCGGGCCATCCCCAAACTCACGACGCGGCGGACGATCACTCCATTCGCGTTTCGGACCTGCCGAGCGGCCGCGCGGAGCATCGCCAAATTCACGGCGCGGCGGACGGTCGCTCCACTCTTTCTTCGGTCCGCGAGC
It encodes the following:
- a CDS encoding type II toxin-antitoxin system HicB family antitoxin, with translation MPNGNTRTFTAVVEYDPESKMYIGTVPALPEAHTQAPSLDELNVRLKEVIELCLEHRGIEYDEQTHFIGLQQISVAV